The DNA region TGGGTCGAGGCACGTGTCCGCGAGGCTCCATGGCGGCAGTTGGGCTCCTGTCTTCACAGTAGGTACTCCGTTCTCGCCTTCCCAGCAGCGCAGACGGGGTTCATCAGCCCGCTCTTTCCCTTGGACTGGGCTCCCAACTGAAACTGAAATCAACCACGGGCAGGTAGCGAAGAGAGGCTCCACTTTCCCAGAGGTATAACCCCCCCCTCGGGAAGAGATTGTTTGAAACATCACCAGCTTTGTTTCCCGGCATGTAGGATTCGAGGCGTGAGGTTTGTTGTCGAGGTCCGTACTGGCATGATATCGACATGCAGTCCATATGCAAAGGACTGGAAATATCAACACACTGGTCTGGTATACTTGACCCGATCATCGACAGTAGAAACCCAATGGAGTTTGCATCCCACGATGAATCGTCATgctcccttttttttctccatcTCTGTCCCGTTACAGGCTGTACGATAACTGATTTCCTACACTGTGTATCGTTCAATTCATTTCATATCTAAGCGTTAGTTTGTCCAACCAACTCCAAATGTTCTTTTTGTTACAGATCACAACTGACAGAAACCTCCACCAACACATCTCACGGCGCTTGTTTCACATCGGACTTGTTGCTCGCACTCTTGCATTCCCGCTCTCCACCCGCAACGGCAACCCGCATCTCGGGATTCCATTCCACACTGTTGGGATGACtttttggctgttggtggcTTACTTTCTCACTGTGTTTGCGACATGGTCCGATCCCCCAGCTTTTTCCGCACTTTTTGTGTAACGAACATCTCACAACAAGCTTTCTTTGTTCCCGCAAACCCGTCGGTTGGAATGACGGGAGGGGGTTCGTTGGCTGCTGTCTCATGAACTGAGacttgttggtgtttttttttttttcggtaTTTTACCAACAGAAAGAACAAACACACCTCACACACCCATAGCTTCGGTGTGGGGTGCAGACGGAGGTGGTCATGGGACCCGACACGTGAtgtccttcatcttcatcacttCACCTCAAAGCTGACACCGATCTCGGGGTTCGGAACCACAATGATACCGGATGATTCGTCAATTCGCGATCTCCGATGTCTTGCTCAGGAAGCATCCATATCCGAAGAAAGAGATGCACATGCGGCTCTCGGATCTCTGTCTTGTTTCCGACCATGTTTCCGAGTTGAAAGATTCGAGAACTTGGTGCACAGGCAGGCCGCAACATGGCGCCGTATCCGTCATGAAATCCACATCGTCCTGTTTTTTTCGTTTCATGGTGTTGTCAATGAGCATCTTTCTCAACGCCTTTCGGCAAAAGTTTTCAGAGACTGTGTGATATGTTGTTACAGCCTCTCTACTCTCCAACGTGTGCCTCGCAAGATCCCAGACAAAAGGACCGCCCGCCTAGCCTTCGGTCCTTCTCTGCGGCGCAAAACTCCCTTGGGGCTGTGAACTTTGCTTCTCCCAAGGAAAAAAATAGGCGATACCGAAACGCCTGACTGtgtgtctctctctctcacacagTTGCATCTGCTTCGCCAAAGAAAATGGCTGGGCCTCATCGAGATCGATGCAAGATGCTGGCAACAACATTGATGATaacgacagcaacaacaaaaccCCCGATAACTTTCGGTCCCATTCCCCGCCCATCTcccgaaaacaaaaaccaaaaatCACACTTCACATGCTTTTTAATAGAGCGACGAGCCTCTTTCCCTTTTCTGACCCTAGCACTACAACTCTCCCCAAGGAAACTATCACCTCGTAAATCTCGTGTCGTAACCTGTATGCAACACAGTTCCCCCGATTCATGTTTCTAGTGCATGTCAGGGGGAGTTGTTTTAGCTCTTTAAGGTGAGGTCCGGgcttccttcccttcccccctccccctccccgttcCCACTTGGTGTGGGAAAGTCCGTAATCCGGACCGTAATCCGGATCCCGGGGTGTGACCTAGCCAAGGAACCCCCCGCGTTTGGGCTTGAAGGGCGGACCCCGCCGACTCGGCGGTGATCCGCCCACCCGCCTGGCGCTAAAACATGCTGTCCACGGTGGGTAACGCCAGTGACGATAGCGTTAActtggcggcgagggggagTTGTATTAGTTTGAAATACGGTTTTTTAATACACTATGATACCAGGccgtgtttttttttttttttggcaacGTTACaggaaccaccaccaaagaacCAGCCCCaatctcccccccccccggtGATGGTGCACAGTACTTTTGTTTTCCTGGGTAGGTATGGTTTTATGGTCcggggtttggggttgttttctCGAGGAACAAGGGGGAAAAGCCACAATACAGTTACAGTGTGTGATATCAAGGACCAAAGCCTTGctcacctcgtcctcgagtaGAAGGTCCGCTTGGGTCAAATCGGCCTGATGGATATTGCTCACCCCGTAGCAACGCGGTTTAACACGATGTTTTTGCTTGCCAATTTccaagaaaagggggctgTGTAAAAaccacaaaaaaaacaaccagagcagcaagcaagcaggcCACTTCATCGACGACGCGCCGCTAAAGGGCCGGCGCGCCAGAGACATTAGGACCTTGCAGCAACTGAtttcgttgtcgttgtcaatCAATTCTCCACTTGGCACGGCAGAGGGGGGAACTGCTTCGCTCTTCGCTGTTCGAAAGCGACCCCCAAGattttcccctttttcttctatttttttttttttgttttttttaaCAAATCAAGTTTAGCTAGCCTCGGGTTCCTTTGCTTGACGTTCCGCTGGGGCTTACTTGCTTGCTGTTAAGCATCATCATGCATTTTACGGCAATggtttgttgttttcttgtcCCCGACGATCATCGGACATTAGAACAACAACCAATAGGAATGATGATATCTTTTCCTCTTCGACAAAGAAAGCTCACCGCCGTCCGCTGAGCAGCAAGTCTAGCCTAAGCAAGTCACAGTGGCTTGCTGAGGGAGATAGGGTTAGAAAAGTTCCCGTGGGGTTCCGCTCCCAGCTTGCAGAAAATCATGATGAGTTGCTCACGTGATAGATGACGAGTCGTCCCCCCAAGACTGGTAGCGTAGCGTCTGTGACCGTTTGTGGGCTTAGGGGCGCGACTTGTTGTTGACACTTGCTTAAAACCGGTAGCGTGGTATGTGAGGCTCTTGTGCTCTGCCCCACGAGCAGGGTCTGGTTTGGGTGATTTAGCCCCCGTCGGTTATCGGGGTGTGGGCTAAATAGAGAGTCTGAGACTTATACTGAATCACAACTGCTGGGGTTTTGTCAGCGGcgagagaaggagagagagataggGACAGAAAATGCAAGAGAAAGGGGATAATCATACCGAATACGTATCACTTGTTCGAGCGAGAATATCTATCTCTTCTCATTCGTTCGGTCGTATCGTGGAGATGCTAAAGTTGGCAAAAAGGTGATGCATGTCTGCAGTTTAAGAGCAATGTCCCAAAATGGAAATTCTTGAGTGCTTATTTTTTGATCCACCAGCCCTACGGGGTTTGACACGGACATTGAGAGGTGGGTTTCTCAACTGAGAGCGGGGGAAAGCATCAGGAGTCTGTCACTCTCTCTGCCTCTCGAAATAATGTGTCGGTTCTTCATTCAGAAGAATGTCTCTGATTGGTATTCCACAAGACATGTCAGATCCTTAAACAGTCTTGCTCCGGGTGTTCAGTCTGACTGCATTAAAACATCATCTCTGCCCATGCTGCACGACAAATCTGTAGCAGAAACTGGTGGTTGCACAGCCATCCCGTGCTACCACGAACCCTCTCCACAGTGACACCcagccccctctcctctcggATTGGCGCGACTACGCATGCAAAACAGGCAGCCGCTCTCGGTGATTCTGCCCAGATCGAGAGTGGGAGCGAAAGGTAAAGCAAATGTACAGCAAGATGCGAGAAGAATCAGAGATATTCAAGTTTTTTGTTCAATTTCTGTCAATTTGCGACAAAATTTTCGGGAGATACAGCTCTCAGAGAGCCTTCTCATATAtcctaaaaaaaaaaaaaaaaaaaaaaacaaatagCCTGCCCGACCAATGGTATCTATACGTATCTGCGGTGCTTTGCCTCCCCCAAGTGTGAATCCATCCTATATTGGTGACGCCGTTGAAACACCacgcctccccaccaccaccgttaCCGAACCACACAAAAAATTGAAAGCTACTCTGAATTGGCTTTGTGTTTGAGCCCAGAACAAGTCAAAGGTGAATATGTGAAAatgttgagggtggtgtacGCGCGAGCATTAGTTATTTCTCCATTCTTTTGCCGAACCCAATGGTGTGTGTATAATGTAAAGCCGATCTGTGAAACGTGTAGATGAACGAGTAAAAGTACAGAATATGTGCTTTCTTGTGTAAAAAAAACAGGTATAGTGTTGTTTATTGGGCATATGTGGCTCTTGTCTGCATCATTTGTTCGCAGGCCTGTCGAGCGACACGCTCGCTTCGGTGATGACTCGGCTCGCGGGCTGCCGAGTGTTGCGATGCGGCGTCGTCCTCATAAGCAAGCTCCATAGATTCGGGGCTCATGCTGTCTTCGACTTTGGGGGTCTTGTTAAAGATTTGGTCGAGATAGTCGTTTTCTTGTTCCGAGCTAAATTGGGGGGCGGTGCTGGCGTCGTCGCTCATCATGTCGTAAGAGGCCTGTcgtgccgccgccgccgctgcgaCGTGGTGAGCATGACCCTGGAAGGCAGGGTGATGGAGACCGAGCCCGTTCGACCAGTCACCCATGACATGTGTGTTGTGATGGCTGTTTTGCGAAGTGGCCCTTCGACGGGCTGCTTTGTTCTTGCGCCGTCTTGTACCAGTCTTCTCATCAACTGTGGGCTCCTCCATACCAAGCTTGACAAGCATGGCCTCGATGTGCTGTGGCTTCCAGTCCCAAACGCGACAGCCACCGCTTTCCTTCATGCGTGCAAGTATAAGTTGATATCTCTTTTCTTCGTAGTATCGGTGGGCTTCCATAAGTCGCTCGATCTGGAAGCACTGGTTAGCAAAGGAAGACAGAGTCAAACATTACACATCAGACTGCGCTTACCTCTCTCTTCGGCCAGACACCATACTTGGCAACGGCACGCGAGACCTTCATCTGAAGAGCCGCCTTTTCCCAGTTGCCTTGGTGCTTCTCCGAGTACTTGGCCTTCATCTCTTCCCACatgcccttccccttctccgaGATGAACTCTTTCCGGAGCTGGAAGAGATACTTGTCATCATCGGGTGCATCGTCCCGCAGTGTGAGCTCGTCCTGATCACCATCATCCAATTGACCATTCGCGCCTGATTCTGAACCTATTTGAGGTGTTGACTTGGGTGTGCGAGCTGGTTTTCGTGCCGGTGACGGCTTCTTGCGCTGCTGGGGTCTTCTTCCGGGACTAAGAGCCGCGTGGGACGGGTAGCCGCCGAGTAATACAGAGGGATCACGTAAGTCTTCAATGCCTCCAATTCTGGGGGTCGTGTCTGGCCTAAAGTGGGATGGGTTTGGCTGAGCTAAGACGGGAGCGTGTCCGCCGTTGGAAGGCATGCGATGGTGCATGTGTGGCGGCTGACCCAGATACGGTCCCGACGGCCCTACGTCAACATTGAAGGCGTGGTACTCCTGGAAAGGCTGGTGTATTATCTCCCCGTTGTTGGCCGAAACATTGTAGGATCCAAGATAGGGGTCGATTGGCGGTGGAACCTCAGatttgggagaggatgggtggtggctCATTGGGGGAGAGTGAGCCATGTACATGTCAAAATGCCCTCCCTCGGTGGCCGCAGGATGGACTGTCATAGGAGAGGATCcctggctgctgttgttgacgtCGTAACCGCTGTAGTACATCTTGGATGagtttgggggtgttgggacTTGTGGTCCAGGAATGGCCGACTGCGAATGGTAATTTCTCATCGGTGGCTTTGAGGTGGCTCTTTGCTGCAAAGGCGGACTGCCGGCTCCAGAAACTGGCGTGAGGAGTGTCGAGTCTGCAGCGGCTGGGTAGTTGAAAGAAGAGACTCCAGAGATCTGTTTTGTTCTGGTTAGCCTAGGGTGAATACCGTGAGATTGGCTGCCACATACAGCACTGTAGGGGTCAAGGTCCGGTGACGAGTAAACAACAGAGGCAGGGCCGCTGGTACAAGCAGTAGAACCGGGCAAGTTatcgtgatggtggtgcgcACTTGGCATGAGATACTGGGCGCTGGTCATGTCGACTGTGATCCGGAGGCGTTTGAAAGACCTCCTGGGAGAACCGCTCGGagtgctggagctggagctggagttgACGGCTTCTTCCGAGTCCGAGCCAAGTTTGTGGCAATCGAGAAAATCCTCAACAAGGGGTGATTCGACGGCTTCCGATCTGTCTTGTTCCATTATTTCAGCCTCAGGTTCAAGCAAAGATCCAAAgaagatggcggggttgtgaAGGGCGTTCTCTCGAGATTGTAGTGATGTTAAAGTCACTGACACCGGGGCAAGCAGGAGGGATCTCACCTTATACGCTGGACTCAATGTCTTGGAGACAATTCTGAGTGCGGCCCAGGCGTGGGGCAGAGTGCGGCGTtgaagagaagggggaagCTTGAGACAGAGGAGCTGACCTGAcaggcaaggaggagatgccGGGAATCTATATTCAGAGAGAGGACGGGAAGATCGGAGCTTGCCAGTGGGGCCCAGGGGGTCAACGCCGGGGGTGTGTCTTCCCCAGTTCGAGAATGCTTTTGCTACACTAGGAAGCACCCCATGTGAATGATGAGGGCACTCTTTGAGCAGT from Podospora pseudoanserina strain CBS 124.78 chromosome 1, whole genome shotgun sequence includes:
- a CDS encoding hypothetical protein (EggNog:ENOG503P5UU): MTSAQYLMPSAHHHHDNLPGSTACTSGPASVVYSSPDLDPYSAISGVSSFNYPAAADSTLLTPVSGAGSPPLQQRATSKPPMRNYHSQSAIPGPQVPTPPNSSKMYYSGYDVNNSSQGSSPMTVHPAATEGGHFDMYMAHSPPMSHHPSSPKSEVPPPIDPYLGSYNVSANNGEIIHQPFQEYHAFNVDVGPSGPYLGQPPHMHHRMPSNGGHAPVLAQPNPSHFRPDTTPRIGGIEDLRDPSVLLGGYPSHAALSPGRRPQQRKKPSPARKPARTPKSTPQIGSESGANGQLDDGDQDELTLRDDAPDDDKYLFQLRKEFISEKGKGMWEEMKAKYSEKHQGNWEKAALQMKVSRAVAKYGVWPKREIERLMEAHRYYEEKRYQLILARMKESGGCRVWDWKPQHIEAMLVKLGMEEPTVDEKTGTRRRKNKAARRRATSQNSHHNTHVMGDWSNGLGLHHPAFQGHAHHVAAAAAARQASYDMMSDDASTAPQFSSEQENDYLDQIFNKTPKVEDSMSPESMELAYEDDAASQHSAAREPSHHRSERVARQACEQMMQTRATYAQ